Proteins found in one Paraburkholderia caballeronis genomic segment:
- a CDS encoding AmpG family muropeptide MFS transporter, whose product MPNQPHEVPALTAHEEHPGWRAYLNMHMLICVFLGFTSGLPLFTLVYLVQAWLRSEGVNLKEIGLFALIQFPYTWKFVWAPLMDRYVPRLPGWRPGRRRGWMLVTQLLVGVAIGTLGFVSPRDSIWTVAALTALVAFFGASQDIAVDAYRRELLTDTQQGLGNAVHVNAYKIAALVPGSLALILSDHLPWTTVFIVTAAFMLPGVAMTLVVREPEVHGTPPKNLRDAVLQPFAEFVNRDGWRAALFVLAFIFLYKLGDTMATTLSTSFFLDIGFSRTEIGVIAKTTAFGASLAGGIVGGVALMKIGIGRGLWIFGFLQMVSTLGFAWLAQLGADSPSLAAIHDFVIACGDAVTKGAAAVGVDANLRLDPRALALALVYGFETFATGLTLAAFTAYIASTTDPRYTATQFALFTSLAAVPRTLASAASGFLVTRIGWFDYFIVCTVLAVPGMLLLIRIAPWRTRS is encoded by the coding sequence ATGCCGAACCAGCCTCACGAGGTGCCCGCCCTAACCGCTCACGAAGAACATCCCGGCTGGCGTGCGTATCTGAATATGCACATGCTGATCTGCGTGTTTCTCGGCTTCACGTCCGGGCTGCCGCTTTTCACGCTCGTGTATCTCGTGCAGGCGTGGTTGCGTTCGGAAGGCGTGAACCTGAAGGAAATCGGCCTCTTCGCGCTGATCCAGTTTCCGTACACGTGGAAGTTCGTGTGGGCGCCGCTGATGGACCGTTACGTGCCGCGCCTGCCGGGCTGGCGGCCGGGCAGGCGGCGCGGCTGGATGCTCGTCACGCAGTTGCTGGTCGGCGTCGCGATCGGCACGCTCGGTTTCGTGTCGCCGCGCGACTCGATCTGGACCGTCGCCGCGCTGACCGCGCTCGTCGCGTTCTTCGGCGCGAGCCAGGACATCGCGGTCGACGCCTACCGGCGCGAGTTGCTGACCGACACGCAGCAGGGCCTCGGCAATGCGGTCCATGTGAACGCGTACAAGATCGCCGCGCTGGTGCCCGGCTCGCTCGCGCTGATCCTGTCCGACCATCTGCCGTGGACGACGGTGTTCATCGTGACCGCCGCGTTCATGTTGCCCGGCGTCGCGATGACGCTCGTGGTCCGCGAACCCGAAGTACACGGCACGCCGCCGAAGAACCTGCGCGACGCGGTGCTGCAGCCGTTCGCGGAGTTCGTGAACCGCGACGGCTGGCGCGCCGCGCTGTTCGTGCTCGCGTTCATCTTCCTGTACAAGCTCGGCGACACGATGGCGACCACGCTGTCGACGTCGTTTTTCCTCGACATCGGTTTCTCGCGCACCGAGATCGGCGTGATCGCGAAAACAACCGCGTTCGGCGCGAGCCTCGCGGGCGGCATCGTCGGCGGCGTCGCGCTGATGAAGATCGGCATCGGCCGCGGGCTATGGATCTTCGGCTTCCTGCAAATGGTGTCGACGCTCGGCTTCGCGTGGCTTGCCCAGCTCGGCGCGGATTCGCCGTCGCTCGCCGCGATCCACGACTTCGTCATTGCGTGCGGCGACGCAGTCACGAAGGGCGCGGCGGCCGTCGGCGTCGATGCGAACCTGCGGCTCGATCCACGCGCGCTCGCCCTCGCACTCGTGTACGGCTTCGAGACGTTCGCGACCGGCCTCACGCTTGCCGCGTTCACCGCGTACATCGCGAGCACGACCGACCCGCGCTACACCGCGACGCAGTTCGCCCTGTTCACGAGCCTCGCGGCGGTGCCGCGCACGCTTGCGTCGGCGGCGAGCGGCTTCCTCGTCACGCGGATCGGCTGGTTCGACTACTTCATCGTCTGCACCGTGCTCGCGGTACCGGGTATGCTGCTGCTCATCCGCATCGCCCCGTGGAGAACCCGGTCGTGA
- a CDS encoding M48 family metallopeptidase, with the protein MTTTRNAAPRSRRRMRAVFALALAAALQAAHAHAEGAPAAAGSGTTSGGNPTPNAAADNAPPAAQPAQPAQPAQPEPPAANSGAAAANNPSSGAGKEVRFGDAALFRSLIPSPMLEAQATAEYAEIVRGAAHSDRLYPDTDPRVQRVRALVDQLQPYSLKWSDRVKSWKWEVAVIRSPDIRMYCLPGGKIVVYGGLLDRIRPNDNELGMLLGHEIAHAVREHVRERLGEQQAAQLAQGTVPQLFGLADLGVFPLGIGSQLFEMHYGRADETEADVIGSDIASRAGFDPRAAITLWDKLAAATRNDRDQGFIYVHPYTPARRQDIMKRLPDMLPLYAKAIGKPLNALPDYAGIGVPQRRKATER; encoded by the coding sequence GTGACGACGACACGCAACGCCGCGCCCCGCTCGCGCCGCCGCATGCGAGCCGTGTTCGCGCTGGCGCTCGCGGCGGCGTTGCAGGCGGCCCACGCGCACGCGGAAGGGGCACCGGCGGCAGCCGGCAGCGGCACTACGTCGGGCGGCAATCCGACGCCGAACGCGGCAGCGGACAATGCGCCGCCGGCCGCGCAACCGGCCCAACCCGCTCAACCGGCACAGCCCGAACCGCCAGCCGCGAACAGCGGCGCGGCGGCGGCGAACAACCCGTCGTCGGGCGCCGGCAAGGAAGTCCGCTTCGGCGATGCGGCGTTGTTCCGCAGCCTGATCCCGTCACCGATGCTCGAAGCCCAGGCCACCGCCGAATATGCGGAAATCGTGCGCGGCGCGGCGCACTCGGACCGTCTGTATCCGGACACCGATCCTCGCGTGCAGCGCGTGCGGGCGCTGGTCGATCAGCTTCAGCCGTATTCGCTGAAGTGGAGCGACCGCGTGAAGAGCTGGAAGTGGGAAGTCGCGGTGATCCGCTCGCCGGACATTCGCATGTACTGCCTGCCGGGCGGCAAGATCGTCGTGTACGGCGGGCTGCTCGACCGGATCAGGCCGAACGACAACGAACTCGGAATGCTGCTCGGCCACGAGATCGCGCACGCGGTGCGCGAGCACGTGCGCGAGCGGCTCGGCGAGCAGCAGGCCGCGCAACTGGCGCAGGGCACGGTGCCGCAACTGTTCGGGCTCGCGGACCTCGGCGTGTTTCCGCTCGGCATCGGCTCGCAACTGTTCGAGATGCACTACGGACGCGCGGACGAAACCGAGGCCGACGTGATCGGCAGCGATATCGCGTCGCGCGCGGGCTTCGATCCGCGCGCGGCGATCACGCTATGGGACAAGCTCGCGGCCGCGACGCGCAACGACCGCGACCAGGGGTTCATCTACGTGCACCCTTATACGCCGGCGCGCCGCCAGGACATCATGAAACGGCTGCCCGACATGCTGCCGCTCTATGCGAAGGCGATCGGCAAGCCGCTGAACGCGCTGCCCGACTATGCGGGCATCGGCGTGCCGCAGCGGCGCAAGGCCACGGAGCGTTGA
- a CDS encoding exodeoxyribonuclease III, with amino-acid sequence MLRVITANLNGIRSAAKKGFFDWFGAQNADVLCVQEIKCSQDDMTPEFLAPHHFKGYFQHAVKKGYSGAGVYTCHEPDDVLIGFGSDEFDPEGRYVEARFGKLSVVSVYVPSGSSGDERQAAKYRFMDAFMPHLAELKRERQVIVCGDVNIVHKEIDIKNWKGNQKNSGCLPEERAWLTKLFDDVGYVDVFRTLDQRPEQYTWWSNRGQAYAKNVGWRIDYQIATPGIASTAKTTSIFRDIKFSDHAPLTIDYDYTVAG; translated from the coding sequence ATGCTGCGTGTGATCACCGCGAACCTCAACGGCATCCGCTCCGCGGCGAAGAAGGGCTTTTTCGACTGGTTCGGCGCACAGAACGCCGACGTGCTGTGCGTGCAGGAAATCAAATGCTCGCAGGACGACATGACGCCGGAATTCCTCGCGCCGCATCACTTCAAGGGCTACTTCCAGCATGCGGTGAAGAAGGGCTACAGCGGCGCGGGCGTGTACACGTGCCACGAGCCGGACGACGTGCTGATCGGCTTCGGCAGCGACGAGTTCGATCCGGAAGGGCGTTACGTCGAGGCGCGTTTCGGCAAGCTGTCGGTCGTGTCGGTGTACGTGCCGTCGGGATCGAGCGGCGACGAGCGCCAGGCGGCGAAGTATCGCTTCATGGACGCGTTCATGCCGCATCTCGCGGAACTGAAGCGCGAGCGCCAGGTGATCGTCTGCGGCGACGTGAACATCGTGCACAAGGAAATCGACATCAAGAACTGGAAGGGCAACCAGAAGAACTCCGGCTGCCTGCCCGAAGAGCGCGCGTGGCTCACGAAGCTGTTCGACGACGTCGGTTACGTGGACGTGTTCCGCACGCTCGACCAGCGGCCCGAGCAGTACACGTGGTGGAGCAATCGCGGCCAGGCGTATGCGAAGAACGTCGGGTGGCGGATCGACTACCAGATCGCGACGCCGGGCATCGCATCGACCGCGAAGACCACGTCGATCTTCCGGGACATCAAGTTCAGCGACCATGCGCCGCTGACCATCGACTACGACTACACGGTCGCCGGCTGA
- a CDS encoding PPK2 family polyphosphate kinase: protein MTKGPSLDDYRVPYFGDKKADKFSLGALDTAAKPFSAGSKDADRGRLSEIGTKLDVQQERLHAQRRQRVLVVLQGMDTSGKDGTIRGVFHEVDPLGLRIVPFRAPTPIEASRDFLWRVHAQVPAAGELAIFNRSHYEDVLVPFVMGGIDSAECERRYRQIRDFELMLSQTGTSIIKCMLHISKDEQRRRIQARIDDPTKHWKFDISDLDARKHWDAYQDAYRGALAATSTEYAPWYVIPADSKSHRNVMVGMLLLRLLESLKLEYPPAKEELAGLKIE, encoded by the coding sequence ATGACAAAAGGCCCGAGCCTCGACGATTATCGCGTGCCGTATTTCGGCGACAAGAAAGCGGACAAGTTCTCTCTCGGCGCGCTCGACACCGCCGCGAAGCCGTTCTCGGCCGGCAGCAAGGACGCCGATCGCGGGCGGCTGTCCGAGATCGGCACGAAGCTCGACGTACAGCAGGAACGGCTGCACGCGCAGCGCCGGCAGCGCGTGCTGGTCGTACTGCAGGGGATGGACACGAGCGGCAAGGACGGCACGATCCGCGGCGTGTTCCACGAGGTCGATCCGCTCGGCCTGCGCATCGTGCCGTTTCGCGCGCCGACGCCGATCGAGGCGTCGCGCGACTTCCTGTGGCGCGTGCATGCGCAGGTGCCGGCCGCCGGCGAACTCGCGATCTTCAACCGCAGCCATTACGAGGACGTGCTGGTGCCGTTCGTGATGGGCGGCATCGACAGCGCCGAATGCGAGCGCCGCTACCGGCAGATCCGCGACTTCGAACTGATGCTGTCGCAGACCGGCACGTCGATCATCAAGTGCATGCTGCACATCTCGAAGGACGAGCAGCGCCGCCGCATCCAGGCGCGCATCGACGATCCGACGAAGCACTGGAAGTTCGACATTTCCGACCTCGATGCACGCAAGCACTGGGACGCGTATCAGGACGCGTATCGCGGCGCGCTCGCGGCGACCTCGACCGAATACGCGCCGTGGTACGTGATTCCGGCCGACTCGAAGTCGCATCGCAACGTGATGGTCGGGATGCTGCTGCTGCGCCTGCTGGAAAGCCTGAAGCTCGAATACCCGCCGGCGAAGGAAGAGCTGGCTGGCCTGAAGATCGAATGA
- the gatB gene encoding Asp-tRNA(Asn)/Glu-tRNA(Gln) amidotransferase subunit GatB, translating to MNQWEVVIGLETHAQLSTASKIFSGASTQFGAAPNTQACPVDLALPGVLPVMNRGAVERAIRFGLAIGASVAPRSVFARKNYFYPDLPKGYQISQYEIPVVQGGQVTIQVPANEKSGAAAYEKTINLTRAHLEEDAGKSLHEDFAGMTGIDLNRAGTPLLEIVTEPEMRSAAEAVAYAKTLHTLVVWLGICDGNMQEGSFRCDANVSVRPVGQKEFGTRAEIKNLNSFRFLEEAIQYEVRRQIELIEDGGTVVQETRLYDPDKRETRSMRSKEDAHDYRYFPDPDLMPLAIDAAWVERVKGEMPELPAAIQTRFVEQYGLTPYDAGVLTSGKAMAAYYEAVVGKVGAAHAKVAANWLMGEVSSQLNRDGLDIDASPVSAAQLALLLQRIADGTVSNKIAKEVFVAMWDEQARDEGAADRIIDAKGLRQISDTGALEAIIDEVLAANPKSVDEFRAGKEKAFNALIGQAMKATKGKANPQQVNELLKKKLS from the coding sequence ATGAATCAGTGGGAAGTCGTTATCGGTCTTGAGACGCACGCGCAGTTGTCGACGGCGTCGAAAATCTTTTCCGGCGCCTCGACGCAGTTCGGCGCCGCGCCGAACACGCAGGCCTGTCCGGTCGATCTCGCGCTGCCCGGCGTGCTGCCGGTGATGAACCGCGGCGCGGTCGAGCGCGCGATCCGTTTCGGCCTCGCGATCGGCGCGAGCGTCGCGCCGCGCAGCGTGTTCGCGCGCAAGAACTACTTCTACCCCGATCTGCCGAAGGGCTACCAGATCAGCCAGTACGAGATCCCGGTCGTGCAGGGCGGCCAGGTCACGATCCAGGTGCCGGCGAACGAGAAGTCCGGCGCCGCCGCGTACGAAAAGACGATCAACCTGACGCGCGCGCACCTCGAAGAGGACGCCGGCAAGTCGCTGCACGAGGACTTCGCGGGGATGACCGGCATCGACCTGAACCGCGCCGGCACGCCGCTGCTGGAAATCGTCACCGAGCCGGAGATGCGCAGCGCGGCCGAGGCGGTCGCGTATGCGAAGACGCTGCATACGCTCGTCGTGTGGCTCGGCATCTGCGACGGCAACATGCAGGAAGGCTCGTTCCGCTGCGACGCGAACGTGTCGGTGCGCCCGGTCGGCCAGAAGGAGTTCGGCACGCGCGCGGAGATCAAGAACCTGAACTCGTTCCGCTTCCTCGAAGAGGCGATCCAGTACGAGGTGCGCCGCCAGATCGAACTGATCGAGGACGGCGGCACCGTCGTGCAGGAGACGCGCCTGTACGACCCGGACAAGCGCGAGACGCGCTCGATGCGCAGCAAGGAAGACGCGCACGACTACCGCTATTTCCCGGACCCGGACCTGATGCCGCTCGCGATCGACGCGGCATGGGTCGAGCGCGTGAAGGGCGAGATGCCGGAACTGCCGGCGGCGATCCAGACGCGCTTCGTCGAGCAGTACGGGCTCACGCCGTACGACGCCGGCGTGCTGACGTCCGGCAAGGCGATGGCCGCGTATTACGAGGCGGTGGTCGGCAAGGTCGGCGCGGCGCACGCGAAGGTCGCGGCGAACTGGCTGATGGGCGAGGTGTCGTCGCAACTGAATCGCGACGGCCTCGACATCGACGCCTCGCCGGTCTCCGCCGCGCAGCTCGCGCTGCTGCTGCAACGGATCGCGGACGGCACGGTCTCGAACAAGATCGCGAAGGAAGTGTTCGTCGCGATGTGGGACGAGCAGGCCCGCGACGAAGGCGCGGCCGACCGCATCATCGACGCGAAGGGGCTGCGGCAGATTTCGGACACCGGCGCGCTCGAAGCGATCATCGACGAGGTGCTCGCCGCGAACCCGAAGTCCGTCGACGAGTTCCGCGCGGGCAAGGAGAAGGCGTTCAACGCGCTGATCGGCCAGGCGATGAAAGCGACGAAGGGTAAGGCGAATCCGCAGCAGGTGAACGAGCTGCTGAAGAAAAAGCTATCCTGA
- the gatA gene encoding Asp-tRNA(Asn)/Glu-tRNA(Gln) amidotransferase subunit GatA — protein sequence MHEKSLTELRAALAAKDCSAVELAQLYLGRIEAHQGLNAFIDVNPELTLAQAKAADARLAAGDAGPLTGLPLAHKDVFVTRGWRSTAGSKMLENYVSPFDATVVERLERAGMVCVGKTNMDEFAMGSSNENSYFGAVRNPWDPKAVPGGSSGGSAAAVAARLAPAATGTDTGGSIRQPASFSGVTGIKPTYGRVSRYGMIAFASSLDQGGPLAQSAADCALLLNAMAGFDTRDSTSLERADEDYTRYLGAPWRAGADADKPLAGLRIGLPKEYFGDGLAADVRAAIDAALRQYEVLGATLVEVSLPKTELSIPVYYVIAPAEASSNLSRFDGVRYGHRAAGYGDLLDMYKKSRAEGFGAEVKRRILVGTYVLSHGYYDAYYLQAQKIRRIIAQDFQQAFEQCDVIMGPVAPSVAWDIGAKGDDPLQMYLADVYTLSTSLAGLPGMSVPCGFGAGANAQRPVGLQIVGNYFNEARMLQVADAFQRATDWHRRAPAEGGEPPRSLRSLPPAGAHASLEAARREA from the coding sequence ATGCATGAAAAAAGCTTGACCGAACTGCGCGCCGCGCTGGCGGCGAAAGACTGTTCCGCAGTCGAGCTGGCCCAGCTCTACCTCGGCCGGATCGAAGCGCACCAGGGGCTGAACGCGTTCATCGACGTCAATCCGGAACTGACGCTCGCGCAGGCGAAGGCGGCGGACGCGCGGCTCGCGGCCGGCGACGCGGGGCCGCTGACGGGCCTGCCGCTCGCGCACAAGGACGTGTTCGTCACGCGCGGCTGGCGCTCGACGGCCGGCTCGAAGATGCTCGAAAACTACGTGAGCCCGTTCGACGCCACCGTCGTCGAGCGGCTCGAACGCGCGGGCATGGTGTGCGTCGGCAAGACCAACATGGACGAGTTCGCGATGGGCTCGTCGAACGAAAACTCGTATTTCGGCGCGGTCCGCAACCCGTGGGACCCGAAGGCGGTGCCGGGCGGCTCGTCCGGCGGCTCGGCGGCGGCGGTCGCTGCGCGCCTCGCGCCCGCCGCGACCGGCACCGACACCGGCGGCTCGATCCGCCAGCCGGCGTCGTTCTCCGGCGTGACCGGCATCAAGCCGACGTACGGCCGGGTGTCGCGCTACGGGATGATCGCGTTCGCGTCGTCGCTCGACCAGGGCGGCCCGCTCGCGCAAAGCGCCGCCGACTGCGCGCTGCTGCTGAACGCGATGGCCGGCTTCGATACGCGCGACTCGACCAGCCTCGAACGCGCGGACGAAGACTACACGCGTTATCTCGGCGCGCCGTGGCGCGCCGGCGCGGACGCGGACAAGCCGCTCGCGGGCCTGCGCATCGGCTTGCCGAAGGAATACTTCGGCGACGGCCTCGCGGCCGACGTGCGCGCGGCGATCGACGCGGCGCTCAGGCAGTACGAGGTGCTCGGCGCGACGCTCGTCGAGGTGTCGCTGCCGAAGACCGAACTGTCGATCCCGGTTTATTACGTGATCGCGCCGGCCGAGGCGTCGTCGAACCTGTCGCGTTTCGACGGCGTGCGCTACGGCCATCGCGCGGCCGGGTACGGCGACCTGCTCGACATGTACAAGAAGTCGCGCGCGGAAGGCTTCGGCGCGGAAGTGAAGCGTCGGATTCTGGTCGGCACGTACGTGCTGTCGCACGGCTACTACGACGCGTACTACCTGCAGGCGCAGAAGATCCGCCGCATCATCGCGCAGGACTTCCAGCAGGCGTTCGAGCAGTGCGACGTCATCATGGGGCCGGTCGCGCCGAGCGTCGCGTGGGACATCGGCGCGAAGGGCGACGATCCGCTGCAGATGTATCTCGCGGACGTGTACACGCTGTCGACGAGCCTCGCCGGCCTGCCCGGCATGAGCGTGCCGTGCGGTTTCGGCGCCGGCGCGAACGCGCAGCGCCCGGTCGGTCTGCAGATCGTCGGCAACTATTTCAACGAGGCCCGCATGCTGCAGGTCGCCGACGCGTTCCAGCGCGCGACCGACTGGCATCGCCGGGCCCCGGCAGAGGGTGGGGAGCCCCCACGTTCACTTCGTTCGCTGCCCCCCGCGGGGGCGCATGCCTCCCTTGAGGCGGCTCGGCGGGAGGCATGA
- the gatC gene encoding Asp-tRNA(Asn)/Glu-tRNA(Gln) amidotransferase subunit GatC, translated as MALTLNDVKRIAHLARLELADAEAGNTLDRLNDFFGLVEQMQAVDTSGIAPLAHPIEQIEDVALRLRADAVTETVDRDALQRPAPAVQDGLYLVPKVIE; from the coding sequence ATGGCCCTGACCCTGAACGATGTGAAGCGCATCGCGCACCTCGCGCGCCTCGAACTGGCCGACGCCGAAGCCGGCAACACGCTCGACCGCCTGAACGACTTTTTCGGCCTCGTCGAGCAGATGCAGGCCGTCGACACGTCCGGCATCGCGCCGCTCGCGCACCCGATCGAACAGATCGAGGACGTCGCGCTGCGCCTGCGCGCGGACGCCGTGACCGAAACGGTCGACCGCGACGCGCTGCAACGCCCGGCGCCGGCCGTCCAGGACGGCCTGTACCTCGTGCCGAAGGTGATCGAATAA
- a CDS encoding rod shape-determining protein: MFGFLRSYFSNDLAIDLGTANTLIYMRGKGIVLDEPSVVSIRQEGGPNGKKTIQAVGKEAKQMLGKVPGNIEAIRPMKDGVIADFTVTEQMIKQFIKTAHESRMFSPSPRIIICVPCGSTQVERRAIKEAAHGAGASQVYLIEEPMAAAIGAGLPVSEATGSMVVDIGGGTTEVGVISLGGIVYKGSVRVGGDKFDEAIVNYIRRNYGMLIGEQTAEAIKKEIGSAFPGSEVKEMEVKGRNLSEGIPRSFTISSNEILEALTDPLNQIVSSVKIALEQTPPELGADIAERGMMLTGGGALLRDLDRLLAEETGLPVLVAEDPLTCVVRGSGMALERMDKLGSIFSYE, translated from the coding sequence ATGTTCGGTTTTTTGCGTAGCTACTTCTCCAACGATCTGGCCATCGACCTCGGCACCGCCAACACGCTCATCTACATGCGGGGCAAGGGCATCGTCCTCGACGAACCGTCTGTCGTCTCGATTCGCCAGGAAGGCGGCCCGAACGGCAAGAAAACGATCCAGGCGGTCGGCAAGGAAGCCAAGCAGATGCTCGGCAAGGTGCCGGGCAACATCGAGGCGATCCGCCCGATGAAGGACGGCGTGATCGCCGACTTCACCGTCACCGAGCAGATGATCAAGCAGTTCATCAAGACCGCGCACGAATCGCGGATGTTCTCGCCGTCGCCGCGCATCATCATCTGCGTGCCGTGCGGGTCCACCCAGGTCGAGCGCCGCGCGATCAAGGAAGCCGCGCACGGCGCGGGCGCGTCGCAGGTGTACCTGATCGAGGAGCCGATGGCCGCCGCGATCGGCGCGGGCCTGCCGGTGTCGGAAGCGACCGGCTCGATGGTCGTCGACATCGGCGGCGGCACGACCGAAGTCGGCGTGATCTCGCTCGGCGGCATCGTGTACAAGGGTTCGGTGCGCGTCGGCGGCGACAAGTTCGACGAGGCGATCGTCAACTACATCCGCCGCAACTACGGGATGCTGATCGGCGAGCAGACCGCCGAAGCGATCAAGAAGGAAATCGGCTCCGCGTTCCCGGGTTCCGAAGTGAAGGAAATGGAAGTCAAGGGCCGCAATCTGTCGGAAGGCATCCCGCGCAGCTTCACGATTTCCAGCAACGAAATTCTCGAAGCACTGACGGACCCGCTGAACCAGATCGTGTCGTCGGTGAAGATCGCGCTCGAACAGACGCCGCCGGAACTCGGCGCGGACATCGCCGAGCGCGGCATGATGCTGACCGGCGGCGGCGCGCTGCTGCGCGACCTCGACCGGCTGCTCGCCGAGGAAACCGGCCTGCCGGTGCTGGTCGCCGAAGACCCGCTCACCTGCGTCGTGCGCGGATCGGGCATGGCGCTTGAGCGGATGGACAAGCTCGGCAGCATCTTCTCGTACGAGTAA